Genomic DNA from Schistocerca serialis cubense isolate TAMUIC-IGC-003099 chromosome 5, iqSchSeri2.2, whole genome shotgun sequence:
ctaccccttttctacCTTTTCTTACATCTCACAAGTCCTTTTCCTTCAGCTCTCTACCTGCCCTTTCAAACATTCTGccagaagccactggctccaaaagcttgcatacgtAGTACCTCCTGCCAGTTCTTGTATCATTTCCAGAAGGAACTAATTTTGCCCCCTGatttaaataaaatagtaaacCTTTAACATGTAATGAGAGCAAAGGTGACCTGATTTCTAtttgaataatgtgtgtgtgtgtgtgtgtgtgtgtgtgtgtgtgtgtgtgtttattagtGTGTTTTCTCACCCTGTTTCTTAAAGAGGAACTAAACCAAGAGTGTGCTGAATCATGTACTCTGTGAAAAATGAAAATACTCCCATggaatattatgcaaataatttaggagtaaaagtAAGAACTTACCGAACAGTAGAGTTGTTGAGTCAAGTAATTCCCAGCTTTCAGATTATTCTTTTTTGAGCTGGAGCATACTCATGGAGGCACCACCCACAACCTACTCtgtaaacagatttcctgtgccatgtcctcatcccctccccccttcacccactcctcccaccatccccaagaatCAGGTTCAAAGGAGCATCCCCCtcatcaccctggactggaacaactaaacaatatccttcgccagggctttcattgtctctcatcatgccctgaaatgagggacatccaacCCAAGAGCCTTCCCACTCCTCTTAAAGTGATGTTCCGTTGCCCATTTTAGTACATTGTCCCATAAGAAGAAATAGAAGTCTAGAGTGTGCACAGGAAACTTTATTGGTTCCCCATGTTCTGTCACTGCCATTATATGTATTGTCTTCCCTTACCCTCCATTCTGGTAAGTCTACCCTAACTcggtgttctgggtgacttttctgaactctccccatgTCTTAAATCTCACCAGTCCTTTTTTTTCAccacttttccttccccttcatctcttctgccagaagaaggaaccactggctccaaaataTTCCAAATTTCAGTACCTTAATGTGTGTGTGCTCCTGCTGCCCCTTGGTAGTagatttttatctgtccaattacctTATAAATTTTGATTCAAGTAacggaaaatccagggtggaatttaacaatgttatgaaaaggaaagtcgctactcaccatatagcagagatgctgagtcgcagataggcataacaaaacgactgtcacaaataaagcttttggccattaggGCCTTtgtgaacaatacacacacacacacacacacacacacacacacacacacacacacacacacacacacacacaactgcagtctcaagcaactgaatccacactgcgagcagcagcaccagtgcatgatgggtgtggcaactgggtggggataaggaggaggctggggtggagagggagagggatagtatggtggggtggtagacagtgaagtgaagtgctgcaggttagacggaggacAGGAGAGAGgggtcggtggggggggggggggggggggacatggaagtagtggaagaggagagaagtaaaaagactgggtgtgatggtagaATGATGGCTGTgcagtgttggaatgggaacagggaaggggctggatgtatgaggacagtgactaacaaaggttgaggccaggagggttacaggaacataggatgtgttgcagggaacattcccacctgcacaattcagagaagctggtgttggtgggaaggatccatataccACAGGCCTTGACTGTGACTGCGACTGctcccagcactacacagccttcattccaccatcacacccagtatTTTTACTTTTATCCTTTCTCGCTACTCCCTCACCTCTCTCGTGCCcctcctctcccctgccctccaacTGCCTTGCAGAACTTCACTGTCCGACACccacaccatactatccctccccctccccaccctagcctcctccttaccccacccagtcaccacgcCCATCATGCGCTGGTgccgctgctcgcagtgtggtcaaTTGTCTAgcgattttccttttcataatattgattcAAGTAAAATTGCACACCCCTAAAATGCTACCCATATATACCATCTGACACACAACTATCACCTGTTATTCACAGAATTGCACTGCATGGTCTGAGTCAGCCTCGCCTAGTTTCTGTACTTTCCTTCTTTTCAGAATTTGCTACATGCTACTAGTGCTTGCACCACTCTTACACAAAGCTTGCCTTGAAGGTTTTTGTGCTGAATTCCAACACCACGTTAGAGGATTCATCACTTGTAATCATGCGAGATTGCCACAATAAGTCTTTATGCACATCAAAAACTGTTGCGTGTATTTCAAATTTGTCTCACAGACATTGTTATTAATCTTTTTAGTGAATTAGTCCCAAACTTAAGTTTTAACAGTCTCTGAACAACAgcaacattctcaaacttccagtaatGTTCCTTAAAGATTAAAGGTATGTCTCCTGTTTTTATGGTAATTGTCTGCCACTGGCTGGTTTTTCTATAACAGTTCAGTGTATGTACATTTATTTATGCTTCTTGTGAAAATCAGTCATCTGCTACTAAATACAAGACATATGATACaaaaaaatcttttgacaatgttatgaaaaggatagatcgctattcaccatatagtggggatgttgagccgcagataggcacaacacaaCGACTGTtagacaagtaagcttttggccaaaaggccttcttccgcattagaacacacacacacacacacacacacacacacacacacacccgcgcgcgtgTTCTAGCATCTGcaaccagagactgtgtgtgtgtgtgtgtgtgtgtgtgtgtgtgtgtgtgtgtgtggtgtctaatTCGGAAGAAGAccatttggctgaaagcttatttgtctaacagtgtttttgttgtgcctatctgcagctcaacATGTCCACTATATAGTGAGCAGTGAGcgatccatttcataatattgtcattattccatcttaaattttccattgtttgtaaaaAAATCTTTTTGTCAATCATACATATTTTAAGGCAATGTAGTGCATTGAcaaaatatattattaaacaaaAAAGGGTTTCAGAACAATTTGAGGTGCCTGTCTGTGAACTTTTTGCACATTGCTGTTACATGTCAAAATTCAAATTCTATCATACCTCttgaaatttgaaagaaaaacaATTTGCACTTGAATACTATCCCCTAACTATTGTTCTTAAAGTTCAGTTTTCAATAGTGCTTCCTCCAAGTAATATTTTTAAGATTTGTACGCAATTAGACACTCATGTTTTGTGTGCATTcaatgtccaccccgatagctgagtggtcagcatgacagattgccgtcctgtaggcccgggttcgatccccagctggttcagggattttctccgcccagggactgggtgttgtgctgtcttcatcgtcatttcatccccatctggcgtgcAGGTCACCCAATatggcgttgaatgtaataagacctgcaccaaggcgcctggacctgccccgcaaggggcctcccggccaatgacgccaatcgctcatttgcatttttgtgccttCAATAAATATTTTCGTTGCTTTCCTACATCAGTCTCCATAGCTAGACTCACTTCAACACCACTTCAATTCAATAGCTTCAGAAatacacaccatgaaggaattattcaCACGGGACAGAAATCAGTATATGTGATGCACATGTGCAGACAGacaaatgatgacaatttcagaaaaaaattgtgatttaatCAAGGGCAAGAGCTTCaccaattgagcaagtcagtaactcgttggtccacctctggcccttattaaAGCAGTTATTTGACTTGGCATCATCTATAGTGCTCCAAGCATTTGCAATTGGGAAGAGagatggagatcttgctggccaaggtagggtttggcaagcatgaagacggtCAGTCGAAATTCTCGTCATGTGTGgtttgggcattatcttgctgatatgtaagccAAGGAGGGCTTACCGTAAGGGGCACAGAATATTGTCGATGCACCGCTGTACTGTAAAGgtgtcgcagatgacaaccaaaggagtcgtgctatgaaaagaaatgacacaccagaccatcactggTTCCACGCCAGAGAatcctgcttgccaaaccctatcttggccagcatggTTTCTaggtctctccccagttgagaacattggagcattatgggcaggaccttcCAACCATCTTGCGATTTTGACACTCTGATATcccagtcggacagaatttggaAAATATCCATCGGTAGGACATCCCACAGCTCTGACAATCAATGCCAAGCTAAATAACTCCTAGCATATGGACCATACATgaaccaatgtgttattgacttgctcaatttgtgaagctcgttctctagaaaagatcatacaatttttctgaaattgtgatcatttgtttatcCGTACATTTACATCATATCTATCAATGTGTCCCATTTCGataatccctccctccctccctccctccctccacatcCTTTTCATTCTCATTAGTATTTGCAGAAGTACTAATATTTCTGTCAATACTTTTTCAGCAtcaagaaaaaagtgaagaaagggTCTGGTTCAAAAACTCTTCCTTCCAGTAATTCACCATCACGAGCTATTGAATCACCAACAATGGGACGACGTTTGCCAGCTGACCCATCGGAAGCTATTGGAACAGCTGTTGTGAAGTACAATTATCAAGCTCAGCAAGCAGATGAGCTATCTCTAGTGAAGGGAACACGGATTTTGATTTTGGAGAAGAGtaatgatggctggtggcgtggaCAGAGTGGTTCAGTGGCTGGTTGGTTTCCAAGCAATTATACACAAGAAGAAGGGGATGCAGATGATACTTTGCACACATATGCTATGGCAGAAAATGTTCTCGATATTGTTGTTGCACTCTATTCTTTTTCATCAAACAACGAACAAGAGTTATCATTTGAAAAGGGAGATCGCCTTGAAATATTGGACAGACCACCCTCTGATCCAGAATGGTATAAAGCTCGCAATGCACAAGGCCAAATAGGCTTGGTTCCAAGAAACTATCTTCAGGTAGGTTAGTGTATGTGTAAGAGAACATGGTCTTGTCACTCgatttctttcatcttttttctTATTTGTATAATTAATTTGGTTTAGGAACTAAGTGAATACCTTACGCAGCCCTATAGAAATCGAGATGGCGGTGGAGAAAGGCATGATTCGCTGGATCATCGAACAGACGGTAATGCCCCAGGAGTTCGTAGTGTCGACAGACCTCATCTTGTGGGAAAACCGTGGTATTATGGAACAATTACTCGTGCCCAGTGTGATAATCTTTTAAATCAGCATGGCCATGATGGTGACTTCCTAATAAGAGATAGTGAAACCAATGTGAGTTCTGCTTCAGCAAACCAAAATTTTCCATTGTGAATTATGAGGATATTGTTTTGCAGATTTATGTAGTAATTGTCTTTTCTCTTCTTGTAGGTGGGTGACTATTCGGTATCTTTGAAAGCTCCTGGACGAAATAAGCATTTCAGAGTGCATGTGGAAGGTGCACTCTATTGCATTGGTCAGCGGAAGTTTCATACCTTGGATCAGCTCGTAGACCATTATCAGCGTGCACCTATTTATACTAACAAGCAAGGCGAGAAATTATATCTTGTACGGCCACTCCCAAAATCTTCAAATAACTGCTAAATATTAGTTTTACATTATTTACCCTACTCTTAACCTGAAGAACATATCTGTCATTCAAGAGTTTGTGTTTGTTAGAATATAATTATAATATATGCTGGAAGAATAACGGCAGAATGAGTGCAAGTGTGTGTATAATattgtttttttgcttttttttgttttttttttttttgtttttggaagtcTTGGAAAGCTAGTTTAGTTTGTTAGGAACAATTGTGATTGCGTGAGCCGTACAgtgaattatgtgaccatttttacATATTATTTGAGATTCATAAAATACTGTTGTGTTATGATGTAACAGTGAGCTCCATAAGACTCTAGTCATTGTTATCTCTGTGGCAAAAATAAAATCAGTTTTCCAAAACAAATGGCCAAAATATGCACATGATAAAAATAAGGAATATGTTACTGATTTTGGTTAATGAAGGCTGTAACTTCATTGTAACGATTTTATTGAGTTGCAGGTTTAATTTATTATCTGACTACCTTGCAGAGTAGAGTCCCGTGTTGGTCCCTTCTGCAACATTCTGGATGCAGTAAGTGCTTTGTATATTATTTTAGATGTGTGATTGATTGTAAATGATAGATTCATTGGAACCTCGAAGTGCTGAAAGAGAAAGATTTCTATATTTGCATTTTTCAGTTAGTACATATTATCAGAGCTTAGGTACCTCTTAAAGAGTTAACATTAATACTTTGCTCTGTTTAGAATACTGTTGAGTCATTGCATTTTTGTATGCCACATCTATATGTCCTTCCCTGTTGTGAATAATTTAGTATAGAAGACTGCACATTATGAAAATGCATAATGTCAATGTGTAATCATAATTCTAGTGATATAATGAGAATAAATGTTTTGTCAATGTGTCACATTTTCGGTGATCTTCCATTACCCAGTGGAATTAATAGTACTTTTATGCCGTTCATTTTTAATATACCTCATCATATGACTTGTGTAAACTGTTTGATGCAGCAGAGATACTACAAAATTGTTGTATGTGTAACTACTGTGTGAACAGAAATTGCTGTTACTGGTTTTTGTTATGTTCTTTGTACCCTTATGCTTACATGACCTTTATGCAAGCAGAACTTCAGTATCATAGTAATAGAATACTAAATAAGATGATAAAGCAaattgattacaaatcaaattgttAGCACTTCAAATCAGTAAAAAATTATCTATTTCCAATAAAGACATTGATGTAACTTTGTTAGATCTCAACAGTGTGCTCCTATATACATTTATATGCTTCAGATGTGGTATACATGACCTGCTTTACAATTATCACTATTACAGTGGTTAATACTGTAACCTCAGAGCCTAAGAACAGGACGAGTTGTAAAGATTCCTTTATTGTAAATTGCACAAATGACTATGGCATTACCAACCctgtttaaataaaatttaaatttaactgtGTGAAATTAGAGATTTTAGATTCATGAAGAAATTGTCAAGAGACTTTAACTTGATATTTACATCAAAGACTTGTATGATGTAAGAGTCAGCACTGTGAAACTATTTGATATGTAAATTCTTTCTGACCTATGTTTCTTTTGTTCGTTGAATGATTATGCACAGATTAACTTACATCTGGCATTTTGTAATGTCAAGCAACTCTTTGAAACTAATTACAGAATATTTGTTTAAAGATGTTCAAATTTAAGAACATTTATGAATTCAGTTTTCAGACAAAATTAAGACTACCTAAAAACAAAGCTCTCTCAACAATTGCTGCAACTGTAGGAACTAGACTAGAATCTCTCTCCCCCGCCCCTTTCTCTCTCCCTTTATTACTGATTCTGCAAATGTTAGTAATCAACTTACATGTCTGGTTTCTTTGCTattatattttactttttctttgtaatcCCCAATAAACCAAAAGATTTTGTTTTCCACCTGCTACTTATTAACAAAATGGCTTTGGACCAGTTAAAACAAGAATGAAGGAAAATTGCCATATTGATAAGCACTTAGGCAGTGTAATTGATCAGAAATACTGAACAGGCAACTAAGGAATTTTGTAACATAGCATTATGtattaaaataaatgtgtaatacttTGTGAAATACAAGAAAACATTAGC
This window encodes:
- the LOC126481617 gene encoding cytoplasmic protein NCK1 isoform X3, with amino-acid sequence MSSLKIGKTSQDDVCYVVAKYDYAAQGAQELDLRKNERYLLLDDSKHWWRVQNARNQAGYVPSNYVKKEKPSLFDSIKKKVKKGSGSKTLPSSNSPSRAIESPTMGRRLPADPSEAIGTAVVKYNYQAQQADELSLVKGTRILILEKSNDGWWRGQSGSVAGWFPSNYTQEEGDADDTLHTYAMAENVLDIVVALYSFSSNNEQELSFEKGDRLEILDRPPSDPEWYKARNAQGQIGLVPRNYLQELSEYLTQPYRNRDGGGERHDSLDHRTDGNAPGVRSVDRPHLVGKPWYYGTITRAQCDNLLNQHGHDGDFLIRDSETNVGDYSVSLKAPGRNKHFRVHVEGALYCIGQRKFHTLDQLVDHYQRAPIYTNKQGEKLYLVRPLPKSSNNC
- the LOC126481617 gene encoding cytoplasmic protein NCK1 isoform X2; translation: MLEARSQKSVGTREATAGQTKNSFRPSPHYMAAIWHGKTSQDDVCYVVAKYDYAAQGAQELDLRKNERYLLLDDSKHWWRVQNARNQAGYVPSNYVKKEKPSLFDSIKKKVKKGSGSKTLPSSNSPSRAIESPTMGRRLPADPSEAIGTAVVKYNYQAQQADELSLVKGTRILILEKSNDGWWRGQSGSVAGWFPSNYTQEEGDADDTLHTYAMAENVLDIVVALYSFSSNNEQELSFEKGDRLEILDRPPSDPEWYKARNAQGQIGLVPRNYLQPYRNRDGGGERHDSLDHRTDGNAPGVRSVDRPHLVGKPWYYGTITRAQCDNLLNQHGHDGDFLIRDSETNVGDYSVSLKAPGRNKHFRVHVEGALYCIGQRKFHTLDQLVDHYQRAPIYTNKQGEKLYLVRPLPKSSNNC
- the LOC126481617 gene encoding cytoplasmic protein NCK1 isoform X1; the encoded protein is MLEARSQKSVGTREATAGQTKNSFRPSPHYMAAIWHGKTSQDDVCYVVAKYDYAAQGAQELDLRKNERYLLLDDSKHWWRVQNARNQAGYVPSNYVKKEKPSLFDSIKKKVKKGSGSKTLPSSNSPSRAIESPTMGRRLPADPSEAIGTAVVKYNYQAQQADELSLVKGTRILILEKSNDGWWRGQSGSVAGWFPSNYTQEEGDADDTLHTYAMAENVLDIVVALYSFSSNNEQELSFEKGDRLEILDRPPSDPEWYKARNAQGQIGLVPRNYLQELSEYLTQPYRNRDGGGERHDSLDHRTDGNAPGVRSVDRPHLVGKPWYYGTITRAQCDNLLNQHGHDGDFLIRDSETNVGDYSVSLKAPGRNKHFRVHVEGALYCIGQRKFHTLDQLVDHYQRAPIYTNKQGEKLYLVRPLPKSSNNC